Proteins encoded in a region of the Planococcus shixiaomingii genome:
- a CDS encoding DUF4440 domain-containing protein, whose protein sequence is MNGLEKEIYALELRHLQPDVRVSQQKLYEVLDEAFYEFGSSGRVWVRSDYKEDHLLSPDVMDISDFTIHELGPEAVLTTYQICNKTSGKKSFRSSVWKKRPEGWKLFFHQGTAAVSE, encoded by the coding sequence GTGAACGGATTAGAGAAAGAAATATATGCGCTGGAGCTTAGGCATTTGCAGCCAGATGTGCGGGTGTCACAGCAAAAATTATACGAAGTGCTGGATGAAGCGTTTTATGAATTCGGCAGTTCTGGCCGGGTATGGGTACGGTCAGATTATAAGGAAGACCACTTATTATCGCCAGATGTTATGGATATTTCCGATTTCACCATACACGAACTTGGACCGGAAGCTGTGTTGACCACATACCAAATCTGCAATAAAACAAGTGGAAAAAAGTCTTTCCGCAGTTCGGTCTGGAAAAAGCGTCCGGAAGGCTGGAAACTGTTTTTTCATCAAGGGACTGCGGCAGTATCTGAATGA
- a CDS encoding thiol-disulfide oxidoreductase DCC family protein, with protein sequence MDHAIVLFDGDCNFCDSSVQFIIKHDPAGYYHFASLQSDVGRKLRKEHDISDDVDSLVLIENGQAYVKSEGALRISHHLTGLWKLAFYLKSVPRFLRDGAYDTFARNRYKVFGKLNSCMLPPPHIRKRFLDK encoded by the coding sequence ATGGATCATGCTATTGTACTGTTTGATGGAGATTGTAACTTCTGTGACTCGAGTGTCCAATTCATTATAAAACACGATCCGGCCGGCTATTACCATTTTGCATCCCTGCAAAGCGATGTTGGCAGAAAGCTAAGAAAAGAACATGATATTTCTGACGATGTCGATAGCCTCGTGTTGATTGAAAACGGCCAGGCTTACGTTAAATCGGAAGGCGCTTTGAGAATCTCGCATCATTTGACTGGGTTATGGAAGCTGGCTTTCTATTTGAAGTCGGTACCGCGTTTTTTGCGGGACGGCGCCTATGATACATTTGCCAGAAACCGGTATAAAGTATTCGGTAAACTGAATAGCTGCATGCTGCCGCCTCCGCATATCCGCAAACGATTTTTGGACAAATAA
- a CDS encoding DUF3238 domain-containing protein, producing the protein MEASTNSLDIEFLQQSDTVIDFTWTQTGDTCRVTRDEEMIYTGTENSLKDENLQRGELYTYTIERLNADDQVVEKIKMQTSTENHVENFINRLQQIAITTILTKSKIALAWGDIEGIEEFEIYRDGEPIATVDKNQFTDRNAEMDQAYTYWIHGKRPLEKSEESFKTEKSAVARVFGLMNVKSSPEQAAEEEFWITKKVGSRNQLLAEKEQAKTELAYPVWHFRYTTFLPQELLPSPNLLSLNRYFAGDGRDFDPESKHYRTQVNFSLEMTKGGAVLEYEKDIGTSIAYDWRKKFRKADVASSEGIVLEKVKEDPHKVSISLKHTVGNPLTTSPNIDYEISATFYRDGYYDIIGIHDQSPNHEVYLRTSKKDEWEQIHEAESKGLSWMSDAIASQYWRTSTFE; encoded by the coding sequence ATGGAGGCGTCAACAAACTCCCTTGACATTGAATTTTTGCAGCAATCGGACACCGTCATTGACTTTACTTGGACTCAAACCGGTGATACGTGCCGGGTAACACGCGATGAAGAAATGATTTATACCGGAACAGAAAACTCCCTTAAAGATGAAAATCTGCAGCGCGGTGAATTGTATACGTATACCATTGAACGTTTGAATGCAGATGACCAGGTTGTTGAAAAGATTAAAATGCAAACAAGCACCGAAAACCATGTCGAAAATTTCATCAACCGCTTACAGCAAATCGCAATAACGACCATCTTAACCAAATCAAAAATTGCACTTGCTTGGGGTGATATCGAAGGCATAGAAGAATTTGAAATCTACCGCGATGGTGAGCCCATAGCCACTGTCGATAAAAATCAGTTTACAGACCGGAATGCCGAAATGGATCAGGCGTATACGTACTGGATTCACGGCAAACGTCCATTGGAAAAGTCCGAAGAAAGCTTTAAAACCGAAAAGTCTGCCGTTGCGCGAGTCTTCGGCTTGATGAACGTTAAATCCTCTCCAGAACAAGCGGCAGAAGAAGAGTTTTGGATTACTAAAAAAGTGGGAAGCCGCAACCAGTTGTTAGCCGAGAAAGAACAGGCCAAAACCGAGCTGGCTTACCCAGTCTGGCATTTCCGCTACACAACTTTTTTGCCGCAAGAACTTTTGCCAAGCCCTAACCTTCTGTCTCTTAACCGTTATTTCGCAGGAGACGGCCGCGACTTTGATCCGGAATCAAAGCATTACCGCACACAAGTGAATTTTTCACTTGAAATGACAAAAGGCGGCGCAGTACTCGAATATGAAAAAGATATCGGCACTAGCATCGCGTATGATTGGCGCAAAAAATTCAGAAAAGCAGATGTCGCATCTTCTGAAGGCATCGTATTAGAGAAAGTGAAAGAAGATCCGCATAAAGTTTCAATTTCCCTGAAACACACTGTCGGAAATCCGCTTACCACTTCTCCGAATATCGATTATGAAATATCAGCGACTTTTTACCGGGACGGCTACTATGATATCATCGGCATCCATGATCAGTCCCCTAACCATGAAGTCTATTTACGGACAAGCAAAAAAGATGAATGGGAACAAATTCATGAAGCTGAAAGCAAAGGGCTTTCATGGATGTCAGACGCAATCGCAAGCCAATATTGGCGCACCTCCACATTTGAATAA
- a CDS encoding STAS domain-containing protein: protein MMLSEENKRKSSFRDFDEAAEHILEMISKQMKINTLFIAKNDGKTNEIIKSRNAEKELVVAGTSLPLENTFCSLSLNYGEEPLVINDISSSELTESLEIAAHFGNGSFIGIPVYFENGDVYGTICGLDNQPFEFLEEHLYTFETMSSLLTYVLELEKANYQIQTLSSPLVPVTTGVAILPVIGEITAQRAQTIIDHILIKTEERNLEYLIIDVSGVSQINTAVGEYLLKLVGILKVIGVTPVITGIQPFMALKVPHFAASLKGILIEANLETALKQLGFVLMQGCSKNSGRP from the coding sequence ATGATGTTATCAGAAGAAAACAAAAGGAAGAGCAGTTTTCGCGATTTCGACGAAGCCGCCGAACATATTTTGGAAATGATTAGCAAGCAAATGAAAATCAACACGTTATTCATCGCGAAAAATGATGGCAAAACAAACGAAATCATCAAGTCGCGCAATGCTGAGAAAGAATTGGTTGTAGCAGGCACTTCTTTGCCGTTAGAAAATACATTTTGCAGCTTAAGCCTCAATTATGGCGAAGAACCATTGGTTATCAATGATATTTCGTCAAGCGAGTTAACCGAGTCATTGGAGATAGCTGCTCATTTCGGAAATGGCTCGTTTATCGGCATTCCGGTCTATTTTGAGAACGGTGATGTTTATGGAACAATTTGTGGTTTGGATAATCAGCCATTCGAATTTTTAGAAGAGCATTTGTATACGTTTGAAACGATGTCTTCGTTGCTGACTTATGTTTTGGAGCTTGAAAAAGCGAATTATCAAATACAGACATTATCATCTCCGCTCGTCCCTGTTACAACAGGCGTAGCTATTTTGCCGGTAATCGGCGAGATTACGGCACAGCGGGCACAGACCATCATTGACCACATTCTCATAAAAACGGAAGAAAGAAATCTTGAATACTTAATCATCGATGTTTCAGGGGTATCGCAAATTAACACAGCAGTCGGAGAATATTTATTGAAGCTGGTCGGCATTTTAAAAGTGATTGGCGTTACACCGGTCATTACAGGCATTCAACCGTTTATGGCGTTAAAAGTTCCACACTTTGCCGCCAGTCTAAAAGGCATTTTAATTGAAGCTAATCTTGAAACCGCGTTGAAACAACTTGGTTTTGTATTGATGCAAGGATGTTCAAAAAACTCGGGCCGCCCTTAA
- a CDS encoding metallophosphoesterase family protein, protein MKKIVIVSDTHIPMRAKKLPQILVDACQEADFIIHAGDWQTLDVYYEFAAYAETDGVTGNVDPWEILNRFGKSKVLTFGNLRIGVVHGDGIRKTTEQRALETFHDEQVDIIVFGHSHIPVMREVDGITLFNPGSPTDKRTQPRYSFGLLEIGETWELKHVFFDKES, encoded by the coding sequence ATGAAGAAAATTGTCATTGTTTCAGATACGCATATTCCGATGCGTGCAAAAAAACTGCCTCAAATCCTGGTGGATGCATGTCAAGAAGCTGACTTTATCATCCACGCCGGAGATTGGCAGACATTGGATGTGTACTATGAATTCGCTGCTTATGCTGAAACGGATGGCGTTACCGGAAATGTAGACCCTTGGGAAATACTCAATCGTTTCGGCAAAAGCAAGGTGCTGACGTTTGGAAATCTGCGAATTGGCGTAGTCCACGGCGATGGCATCCGCAAAACAACAGAACAGCGGGCACTTGAAACGTTTCATGACGAGCAGGTGGACATCATTGTCTTTGGACATTCCCACATTCCGGTGATGCGCGAAGTCGATGGCATCACTTTGTTCAATCCTGGATCTCCCACCGACAAGCGGACCCAACCGCGCTACTCTTTCGGATTGCTCGAAATTGGAGAGACTTGGGAATTGAAACACGTTTTTTTTGATAAAGAAAGTTGA
- a CDS encoding NUDIX domain-containing protein, with protein sequence MRYIESLKEKMGNDPLLAVRTSLVILDKKGHILLKKGRDGMWSLPVSFMELDETAEEAGRRAVKEETGIDIGELSLLGIFSGKKHFQEMSNDDQLYPLTINYCTTDILTPLPLEEWDESFRVEFFAIDQLPSSVNLHTKKVIHHYGASFY encoded by the coding sequence ATGCGCTATATCGAGAGTTTAAAGGAAAAGATGGGAAATGACCCGTTACTGGCGGTTAGAACTTCGCTGGTAATCTTGGATAAAAAAGGGCATATTTTATTGAAAAAGGGGAGAGATGGAATGTGGTCGCTGCCGGTCAGCTTTATGGAGCTGGATGAAACGGCAGAAGAAGCAGGGCGGCGTGCAGTGAAAGAAGAAACTGGAATTGATATTGGTGAACTGAGTTTATTGGGTATTTTTTCAGGGAAAAAACATTTTCAGGAAATGTCGAATGACGATCAGCTTTATCCTTTAACGATCAATTATTGCACTACAGATATTCTCACGCCTTTGCCTTTGGAAGAATGGGACGAATCCTTCCGAGTAGAGTTTTTTGCGATAGACCAATTGCCCTCTTCTGTCAATTTACATACGAAAAAAGTTATTCATCATTACGGTGCATCATTCTATTAA
- a CDS encoding dihydrofolate reductase family protein, translating to MPNQRKIICYIAISLDGYIATKDDSLDWLFKVEGEGDAGYAEFMKNIDTVVMGRRTYDWVMEAEGGKPPYPDKETYVFSTSEHGQKDHVKYTNEEIVPFVERLRKESGKDIWVVGGSKLLHDFLKEKLIDEFIISIAPTLIGTGIPLFQEMDFEIEYHLKDVQRWGQFAQLHYELKK from the coding sequence GTGCCGAATCAACGGAAAATTATTTGTTATATCGCTATCAGCTTGGATGGTTACATTGCAACGAAAGATGATTCGCTCGATTGGCTGTTCAAAGTCGAAGGAGAAGGCGATGCAGGGTATGCGGAATTTATGAAAAACATTGATACGGTAGTGATGGGGCGCCGCACCTATGACTGGGTGATGGAAGCAGAAGGGGGAAAGCCGCCTTATCCGGATAAGGAAACCTATGTGTTTTCCACTAGCGAGCACGGACAAAAAGATCATGTCAAATACACGAATGAAGAAATTGTACCGTTCGTCGAAAGGTTAAGAAAAGAGTCCGGAAAAGACATTTGGGTAGTTGGCGGAAGCAAGCTTTTGCATGATTTCCTAAAAGAAAAGCTTATCGATGAATTTATTATTTCAATTGCACCTACATTGATCGGCACAGGCATTCCTCTGTTTCAAGAAATGGATTTTGAAATCGAGTATCACCTAAAGGACGTCCAGCGATGGGGCCAGTTTGCGCAATTGCATTACGAACTGAAAAAATAA
- a CDS encoding PaaI family thioesterase has translation MFIRQPFDEFLEMKYERTTENSVKVTLPIKPLFVNSIGVIHGGIISTLADVALCNTIAPDANGKQTVVTVDLTVTFIKAAKSEFLTARAFALKKGRSLTHADCMIHDDQDNLVAKAKAVLFNQ, from the coding sequence TTGTTTATCCGCCAACCATTCGATGAATTTCTAGAAATGAAGTACGAACGTACTACTGAAAATAGCGTCAAGGTGACGCTCCCTATAAAGCCTTTATTCGTCAATAGCATTGGCGTTATCCACGGAGGCATCATTTCCACACTTGCGGACGTTGCTCTTTGCAATACAATAGCCCCTGACGCTAATGGAAAACAAACAGTAGTGACCGTCGATTTGACTGTGACGTTTATAAAAGCCGCCAAATCGGAATTTTTAACTGCCCGTGCCTTTGCCCTTAAAAAAGGGCGCAGCCTGACCCATGCGGACTGCATGATCCACGATGATCAGGACAATCTGGTCGCTAAAGCAAAAGCCGTTTTGTTTAATCAATAA
- a CDS encoding ASCH domain-containing protein: protein MDKAMTETLNSGLPPKTCSIERLITNKKDVEKVLAGKKTATRRNGRYADIGEIMVLENRKFKVEHVYQQTLGELTDEMAEQEGYENAEVYKQTILSFHPGMPWTPDMTVWVHEFSPVAE, encoded by the coding sequence ATGGATAAAGCAATGACAGAAACTTTAAACAGCGGACTGCCGCCAAAAACGTGCAGCATTGAACGCTTAATCACGAATAAAAAAGATGTAGAAAAAGTATTGGCTGGCAAAAAAACAGCGACTCGCCGCAATGGCAGATATGCCGATATCGGAGAAATCATGGTTCTAGAAAACCGGAAATTTAAAGTGGAACATGTTTATCAACAGACTCTCGGCGAATTGACGGACGAAATGGCCGAACAAGAAGGGTACGAAAATGCCGAAGTTTACAAGCAAACGATTTTATCGTTCCACCCTGGCATGCCGTGGACACCGGATATGACAGTGTGGGTCCATGAATTTAGTCCGGTAGCAGAGTAG
- a CDS encoding carbohydrate ABC transporter permease, which yields MLFRKFSLAVYALLILIPLLVVVLTSVKTLQETFANPLGIPEGGLHFDNYVNIFQEQTMAGYFMNSSVVTLFSVSFTLLFAAMIAFGITRLNNWIGNVLFLLFAFGMMVPAQVSMVPLYSLMLDLNLTNSLFGLILVNVATTLPIAVFILTGFMKTLPKELFEASTMDGAGNWRVFTKIVIPLSLPSLSATAIFLFVMHWNDLLYPLLFITDNAYKTLPLALLEFQGQYATNYPMLFTGVIIASAPMVVAYIFLQRFFVAGITAGAVKG from the coding sequence GTGCTTTTCCGAAAATTCTCTCTTGCTGTCTATGCATTGTTGATCTTAATTCCATTGCTGGTCGTTGTGCTGACTTCCGTTAAAACGCTTCAGGAAACGTTCGCCAATCCGCTCGGAATTCCAGAAGGCGGACTGCATTTCGATAACTATGTGAACATTTTCCAAGAACAGACGATGGCTGGTTATTTTATGAACAGTTCCGTTGTCACCTTGTTTTCCGTTTCGTTCACGCTGCTTTTTGCAGCTATGATTGCATTCGGCATTACCCGGCTCAATAACTGGATTGGCAATGTGCTGTTTCTGTTGTTCGCTTTTGGAATGATGGTGCCGGCGCAAGTGAGCATGGTTCCTCTGTATTCGTTGATGCTCGATTTGAATCTGACGAACAGCCTGTTCGGGCTGATTCTTGTCAACGTTGCGACGACCTTGCCGATTGCTGTTTTCATCTTGACAGGATTCATGAAAACCTTGCCGAAAGAACTGTTCGAAGCTTCCACGATGGACGGGGCAGGAAACTGGAGAGTGTTCACTAAAATTGTCATTCCGCTGTCCTTGCCGTCTTTATCGGCAACTGCTATTTTCTTGTTTGTTATGCATTGGAATGACTTGCTGTATCCGCTTTTGTTCATCACGGACAACGCCTATAAAACGTTGCCGCTTGCTTTACTTGAATTCCAAGGGCAATACGCCACCAACTACCCGATGCTGTTCACCGGTGTTATCATCGCCTCAGCTCCAATGGTCGTGGCATACATTTTCCTTCAACGATTCTTTGTGGCCGGCATTACGGCTGGCGCAGTAAAAGGCTAA
- a CDS encoding carbohydrate ABC transporter permease, with protein MKISKSIYLFFIPGFLLYSVFFLYPTVSALFYSFTDWDGFSPAFQFVGLDNYERAFTGDSIFRKTIGNNLKFMLVVVVFQTLVALAFALIVLKNTKTTVFLRALYFFPTILSSVSVAFIWSFIYDPSLGILNQLLELVGLGFLTQNWLGNADLAIYSLAMTQVWFHAGQMLIIFVAGLQAIPQDLYEVAKIEGASKWQTFSKVTWPLLAPSATIVVAYTTIQSFKAFDLVFAMTRGGPNNSTEIIATYIYEVAFRGFQFGYASAISVIFMAIIAIITYVQFKALRSDRISY; from the coding sequence ATGAAAATTTCAAAGTCTATCTATTTATTTTTTATACCGGGGTTTTTGCTGTATAGCGTTTTCTTTCTTTATCCGACTGTAAGTGCCTTGTTTTATTCGTTCACCGATTGGGACGGCTTTAGCCCCGCCTTCCAATTTGTCGGACTCGACAATTACGAACGGGCCTTTACGGGAGATTCGATTTTCCGGAAAACTATCGGCAACAACTTGAAATTCATGTTGGTTGTCGTCGTATTCCAGACGCTTGTCGCCCTTGCTTTTGCATTAATCGTACTGAAAAACACCAAGACAACTGTTTTTTTGCGGGCGCTGTACTTTTTCCCGACGATTTTGTCGTCTGTTTCGGTCGCGTTCATTTGGTCATTCATCTACGATCCTTCGCTCGGTATCTTAAACCAGCTTTTGGAATTGGTCGGATTAGGTTTCTTAACACAAAACTGGCTGGGCAATGCCGACCTTGCCATTTATTCGCTGGCGATGACTCAAGTTTGGTTCCATGCCGGCCAAATGCTCATCATCTTTGTCGCTGGCTTGCAAGCCATCCCGCAAGATTTGTATGAAGTAGCGAAAATCGAAGGCGCAAGCAAGTGGCAGACATTCAGCAAAGTGACTTGGCCGCTGCTTGCCCCTTCCGCTACGATCGTTGTCGCATACACGACGATTCAGTCATTCAAAGCATTTGACTTGGTCTTTGCCATGACCCGCGGCGGCCCAAACAATTCAACGGAAATTATTGCGACTTATATTTACGAAGTGGCTTTCAGAGGCTTTCAATTTGGCTACGCAAGCGCCATTTCCGTTATTTTCATGGCCATCATCGCTATCATTACGTATGTGCAATTCAAAGCGCTGCGATCGGACCGCATATCTTATTAG
- a CDS encoding ABC transporter substrate-binding protein — protein MKKAYSSIMLVLLAMLLILSGCAGQSSSDSSGEGGPKTQINFMHWRGEDKAVLDAIITEFEKENPDITVEMTIYPSDQYMATAQRMLQEGSTGDVFTSFPGAQFESLQSAGVFEDLTDEAFVSNFDENLISVGQKDGKQLALPYQLVFNMPVYNKGMFDELGLEVPKSWTEFQELCDTLLENGITPIAFPGADIGPNQFMNSMMMNNAPDEEIFAKLQSGEEKLTNEWWVKTLEDFQLLEQKGYIQKDALGTNQDAAMQMVASEEAAMLATGSYHMASLIGLNPDLQLDLLAPITVEEDEAQYEGINTATFMLAVNSNSEKKEQAKKFIEFLSQPEMASKYANETGQHLTVNDVKYESDVLKNTAYWIDERKTRFQPRFLITNAQIEDAVLSSIEDVLGGTAPMDAAAAAQKIVDENKE, from the coding sequence ATGAAAAAGGCCTATTCTTCTATAATGCTTGTACTCCTAGCCATGCTCTTGATTCTTTCCGGATGTGCCGGTCAAAGCAGCAGCGACAGCAGTGGCGAAGGCGGACCCAAAACGCAAATCAACTTCATGCATTGGCGTGGGGAAGACAAAGCCGTATTGGATGCAATTATTACGGAATTTGAAAAAGAAAATCCAGACATTACAGTCGAAATGACCATTTACCCTTCTGATCAATACATGGCAACTGCCCAGCGGATGCTGCAGGAAGGTTCAACTGGCGATGTATTCACCTCATTTCCCGGCGCCCAGTTTGAGTCGCTTCAAAGTGCTGGAGTTTTCGAAGACTTGACCGATGAGGCTTTTGTTTCCAATTTTGATGAAAACTTGATCAGTGTCGGCCAAAAAGATGGCAAGCAGCTGGCTCTTCCGTATCAATTGGTTTTCAATATGCCCGTCTACAACAAAGGCATGTTCGATGAACTTGGCCTAGAAGTGCCGAAAAGCTGGACGGAATTCCAGGAACTTTGCGACACTTTGCTTGAAAATGGCATTACGCCAATCGCTTTCCCGGGTGCCGATATTGGGCCAAACCAATTTATGAACAGCATGATGATGAACAATGCTCCCGATGAAGAAATTTTTGCTAAGCTGCAAAGCGGCGAAGAAAAACTGACCAATGAATGGTGGGTCAAAACGCTGGAAGATTTCCAACTGCTTGAACAGAAAGGCTATATTCAAAAAGACGCACTAGGCACAAACCAAGACGCTGCGATGCAAATGGTCGCCAGCGAAGAAGCAGCGATGCTCGCTACCGGTTCCTACCACATGGCTTCTCTGATCGGCTTGAATCCGGATCTGCAATTGGACTTGCTGGCACCGATTACAGTAGAAGAAGACGAAGCCCAATATGAAGGGATCAATACAGCCACATTCATGCTTGCAGTCAACAGCAATTCCGAGAAAAAAGAACAAGCTAAAAAATTCATCGAATTTCTTAGCCAGCCGGAAATGGCGTCCAAATACGCCAATGAAACCGGTCAGCATTTGACAGTCAATGACGTTAAGTATGAATCCGACGTCTTAAAAAATACAGCTTACTGGATTGATGAAAGAAAAACGAGATTCCAGCCGCGCTTTCTTATCACTAACGCCCAAATCGAAGACGCTGTGCTCAGTTCGATAGAAGATGTACTAGGCGGAACAGCCCCGATGGACGCAGCAGCTGCTGCCCAGAAGATCGTAGACGAAAATAAGGAATGA
- the trpE gene encoding anthranilate synthase component I, translating to MKMRKINGDSLTPIAVFNRLSGLRKCLLESSLKTTASGRYSFIGADPSKSFIGNGNSLIEIDYRTGRKTEFSGKPLELLKNRMPVYEAEIEGLPFTGGALGYIGYDAIQAYEPIDSPRKNSLQMPDLHLHLYETVVVFDHMKHDVTIISFEDKLDQIEQELSLPERMEGIEAQQPLLFKSKTDAAMFRSQVERAKDHIRKGDVFQLVLSQRLSAAYKGDAFTLYRKLRKQNPSPYQFFVEFDDYAIVGASPESLLTIRDGQMVTNPIAGTRKRGKTEEEDDMLAEELSNDEKERAEHQMLVDLSRNDVGRVAEIGSVAIPKYMVIEKYQHVMHLVSEVTGQLNKTMHPLDALVSCLPAGTVSGAPKVRAMQLIQQFEEDRRGVYGGAVGYLGFNGNLDVALAIRTFVMKDGQVHVQAGAGIVYDSDPQAEYEETLHKARSLTEVFG from the coding sequence ATGAAGATGAGAAAGATCAATGGCGATTCATTAACACCGATTGCGGTATTCAATCGATTAAGCGGGCTGCGGAAATGTTTGTTGGAAAGCTCGCTGAAGACGACGGCTTCCGGACGCTATTCGTTTATCGGAGCCGACCCGTCAAAAAGTTTTATCGGCAACGGGAATTCTTTGATTGAGATAGACTATCGAACTGGCCGAAAAACCGAATTTAGTGGAAAACCATTAGAGCTGTTGAAGAACAGGATGCCGGTATATGAAGCGGAAATCGAAGGTCTGCCGTTTACAGGCGGCGCTCTTGGCTATATTGGATACGACGCCATCCAAGCGTATGAACCTATTGACTCGCCGAGGAAAAACAGCCTGCAAATGCCGGATCTCCATTTGCATTTGTATGAGACGGTGGTTGTGTTCGATCATATGAAACATGATGTCACCATCATTTCCTTTGAAGACAAACTGGACCAAATCGAACAAGAGCTAAGTTTGCCGGAACGAATGGAAGGGATTGAAGCCCAACAGCCGCTGCTTTTCAAATCGAAAACCGATGCGGCTATGTTCCGTTCCCAAGTAGAGCGGGCAAAAGACCATATCCGTAAAGGCGATGTGTTTCAGCTGGTGTTGTCGCAGCGCTTGTCTGCCGCATATAAAGGTGACGCCTTCACGTTGTACCGGAAACTGCGCAAACAAAACCCATCGCCGTATCAGTTTTTCGTGGAATTTGACGATTACGCCATCGTCGGCGCGTCTCCGGAGAGTTTATTGACCATACGGGACGGACAGATGGTGACGAATCCGATTGCTGGGACCCGCAAGCGCGGTAAAACAGAAGAGGAAGACGATATGCTGGCTGAAGAACTGTCGAACGATGAAAAAGAACGGGCAGAACATCAAATGCTTGTCGATTTAAGCCGCAACGATGTCGGCCGCGTCGCTGAAATTGGCAGTGTAGCCATTCCGAAATACATGGTCATTGAAAAATATCAGCACGTCATGCACTTAGTATCCGAAGTGACCGGCCAGCTGAATAAAACTATGCATCCGCTCGATGCACTAGTGTCGTGTTTGCCCGCAGGCACCGTGTCAGGCGCTCCGAAAGTACGGGCGATGCAGTTAATCCAGCAATTTGAAGAAGACCGGCGCGGCGTCTATGGAGGCGCTGTCGGCTATCTGGGGTTCAACGGAAATTTGGATGTCGCCCTGGCCATCCGGACGTTTGTCATGAAGGACGGCCAAGTGCACGTACAAGCGGGAGCGGGCATTGTCTATGATTCTGATCCGCAGGCAGAATACGAAGAGACGCTTCACAAAGCCCGCTCATTAACGGAGGTGTTCGGATGA
- a CDS encoding anthranilate synthase component II gives MILLIDHYDSFTYNIYQAVAEIGEDVEVVRYGSLTVEEIIAKKPEAIILSPGPGHPDAVPESIRLIQEAFTSIPLLGVCLGHQLVGAAFGGSVVQAPVIRHGKVSDVAHEDSGLFAGLPHPLPVMRYHSLVLEPQTLPDCFDVHAVAMDDNSIMAIKHRDYPVFGVQFHPESIGTPDGVKLLKSFVSELKREAGVN, from the coding sequence ATGATTTTATTAATCGATCATTACGATTCGTTTACGTATAACATTTATCAGGCTGTCGCTGAAATAGGAGAGGATGTGGAAGTGGTCCGCTACGGCAGTTTGACCGTAGAAGAAATCATCGCCAAGAAACCGGAAGCAATCATCTTATCGCCTGGTCCCGGGCATCCGGACGCTGTGCCGGAATCAATTCGGCTCATTCAGGAAGCATTCACATCGATTCCGCTTCTTGGCGTTTGTCTGGGACATCAGTTGGTGGGTGCGGCATTCGGAGGAAGTGTCGTGCAGGCTCCCGTTATTCGGCACGGCAAAGTGTCTGACGTTGCACATGAAGACAGCGGCTTGTTTGCCGGTTTGCCGCATCCATTGCCGGTGATGCGTTATCATTCACTTGTGCTCGAGCCGCAAACATTGCCGGACTGCTTTGATGTGCATGCGGTTGCGATGGATGATAATTCCATCATGGCCATCAAACATCGCGATTATCCGGTTTTTGGTGTGCAGTTTCATCCCGAATCCATCGGCACACCGGATGGGGTGAAATTATTAAAAAGCTTTGTTTCCGAATTGAAGCGGGAAGCAGGCGTAAATTAA